The Peribacillus sp. FSL E2-0218 genome contains a region encoding:
- a CDS encoding DUF2521 family protein codes for MAVILGLQEMQRERQLKFERRLLRELSIEDMKGRIQRYFGQDFMEVLEEGYFDVAIEAFLLGANYSKFGYYGESEDDVRARCFKEEKFLIDTLFNFILYWREVTANNAFDEGLFYCCEGFVGEWWLDGFKTGEKRYKMKLH; via the coding sequence ATGGCTGTAATATTGGGTTTACAGGAGATGCAGAGGGAAAGGCAATTGAAGTTCGAGCGCAGGTTACTAAGGGAGCTTTCAATCGAAGACATGAAGGGGCGGATCCAGCGCTACTTCGGCCAGGATTTTATGGAAGTTTTGGAGGAAGGCTACTTTGATGTTGCCATCGAAGCCTTTTTATTAGGGGCGAATTACAGCAAGTTTGGGTATTACGGTGAGTCGGAGGATGATGTAAGGGCAAGATGCTTTAAGGAAGAAAAGTTCTTGATCGATACCCTGTTCAACTTTATTTTGTATTGGCGGGAGGTTACAGCGAATAACGCCTTCGATGAGGGATTATTTTATTGCTGTGAGGGGTTTGTCGGCGAGTGGTGGCTGGATGGCTTCAAGACTGGTGAAAAACGTTATAAAATGAAATTGCACTAA
- the rocF gene encoding arginase encodes MSIQKISVIGLPMDLGQARRGVDMGPSAIRCAGIIERLEHLNIEVEDLGDIAVGRPENANDPGTNLKNLSLVAASNSELAARVDEIIESGSFPLVLGGDHSIAIGTLAGVAKHHDNVGVIWYDAHGDLNTEDTSPSGNIHGMPLAVSMGLGHPDLIHIHGSYPKVKPENIVIIGARSLDEGEKELIRDKGIKVYTMHEIDRIGMTRVMEECIEYLRERTDGVHLSLDLDGVDPADAPGVGTPVIGGISYRESHLAMEMLAEADLITSAEFVEVNPILDERNKTAIVAVALMGSLFGEKLL; translated from the coding sequence ATGTCTATTCAGAAAATTTCAGTCATTGGATTGCCCATGGACCTAGGTCAAGCAAGGCGCGGCGTGGATATGGGACCTAGTGCAATTCGCTGTGCAGGGATTATCGAGCGCCTTGAACATTTAAATATAGAAGTAGAGGATCTAGGAGATATCGCGGTGGGCCGCCCTGAGAATGCCAACGATCCTGGAACGAATTTAAAAAACCTTTCACTTGTTGCGGCGAGTAATAGTGAGTTGGCTGCAAGAGTAGATGAAATAATCGAAAGCGGCTCTTTTCCACTCGTATTGGGTGGAGATCATTCAATCGCGATAGGGACGCTCGCGGGAGTAGCTAAGCACCATGATAACGTCGGGGTGATTTGGTACGACGCCCATGGAGATTTAAATACGGAGGACACGTCGCCATCAGGGAATATTCACGGAATGCCGCTTGCTGTCAGTATGGGGCTTGGGCACCCGGACCTAATCCATATCCATGGTTCCTATCCTAAGGTGAAACCTGAAAACATCGTGATCATCGGGGCAAGGTCTTTGGACGAGGGGGAAAAGGAGCTTATACGTGATAAAGGAATTAAAGTCTACACCATGCATGAAATCGACCGTATCGGAATGACACGGGTCATGGAAGAATGCATAGAGTATTTAAGGGAAAGAACAGACGGCGTCCACCTATCACTCGATTTGGATGGGGTTGACCCGGCAGATGCTCCAGGTGTAGGGACCCCGGTTATTGGCGGCATTAGTTATCGGGAAAGTCACTTGGCGATGGAAATGCTAGCGGAAGCCGATTTGATTACTTCGGCGGAGTTCGTTGAGGTGAATCCGATTTTGGATGAGCGAAATAAAACGGCGATCGTTGCCGTTGCGCTAATGGGTTCCCTATTTGGTGAAAAGCTATTATAA
- the gerD gene encoding spore germination lipoprotein GerD: MKVGVALLFTSFLLICSGCAQNGAGQDKMEYEETKKMVVDILKTDDGKKAIQDIISDDQTKAELIMDSDVIKKSIEDMITSDKGKEFWKKTFNDPEFVAAYAKALEDEHKKILKDLTKDPQYRGMLMEILKEPDLEKEMNKLLKTKEMRSVYKELIIETMDSPLVQAKLQERLDKAATKAAEKETKGEEKDKKDKE, encoded by the coding sequence GTGAAAGTGGGAGTTGCTTTGCTATTTACGTCATTCTTACTCATTTGTTCCGGTTGTGCTCAAAATGGGGCAGGTCAAGATAAGATGGAGTATGAAGAGACAAAGAAAATGGTCGTGGATATCCTGAAGACTGATGATGGAAAAAAAGCCATCCAGGATATTATTTCCGATGATCAAACAAAAGCTGAACTTATTATGGATTCCGATGTCATTAAGAAATCCATTGAAGATATGATCACTTCAGATAAAGGTAAGGAGTTTTGGAAAAAGACTTTTAACGATCCAGAATTTGTGGCCGCTTATGCTAAAGCTCTAGAAGATGAACATAAGAAGATATTGAAGGACTTAACGAAAGATCCGCAGTACCGTGGAATGCTCATGGAAATATTAAAGGAACCCGATTTGGAAAAAGAAATGAATAAACTATTGAAAACGAAGGAAATGCGTTCCGTATACAAAGAATTGATTATCGAAACCATGGATAGTCCACTCGTTCAAGCGAAGCTGCAGGAAAGATTGGATAAAGCAGCTACAAAAGCTGCTGAAAAGGAAACTAAAGGCGAAGAAAAAGATAAGAAGGATAAGGAATGA
- a CDS encoding KinB-signaling pathway activation protein — protein sequence MNSRNLVKLFFTTLLIGGITGGVVGFLARWGEFKPYFSSFEVSSILSTFIWLFGVGLIFSVISQAGFFAYLTIHRFGLGIFKSAYLWNAVQIVLILFVVFDLVYLRYLNFGAGEGISSYIVLALVVLAAAVVTAFFKMKQANGQSFIPALFFMVVFTVLEWLPVLNSNDEGWLYFMLFPLLVCNAYQLLVLSKLIERSQQELAGKRARKQAEAKGNNVKAGELGKGS from the coding sequence ATGAACAGCCGTAATTTAGTTAAATTGTTTTTTACGACATTGCTTATCGGTGGCATAACTGGGGGAGTTGTAGGGTTCTTGGCTCGATGGGGTGAGTTCAAGCCTTATTTTTCTTCTTTTGAAGTCAGTAGCATCCTTTCAACCTTTATTTGGTTGTTCGGTGTTGGATTAATTTTCAGTGTCATAAGCCAAGCGGGCTTTTTTGCCTATTTAACGATACATCGATTCGGTCTGGGGATTTTTAAAAGCGCTTACCTCTGGAATGCCGTACAAATTGTACTCATCCTTTTTGTTGTATTCGATTTAGTTTATCTGCGGTATCTTAACTTCGGAGCAGGGGAAGGGATCAGCTCCTACATCGTGCTGGCCTTGGTTGTGTTGGCTGCAGCGGTGGTTACGGCTTTTTTCAAAATGAAGCAAGCGAACGGACAATCGTTCATCCCCGCTTTGTTTTTCATGGTCGTATTCACGGTTTTGGAGTGGTTGCCTGTTCTAAATTCAAATGATGAAGGCTGGCTTTACTTCATGCTGTTTCCCTTGTTGGTCTGCAATGCTTATCAATTATTGGTTTTAAGCAAATTGATCGAGCGTTCCCAACAGGAATTGGCAGGTAAAAGAGCACGGAAGCAAGCTGAAGCTAAGGGGAATAATGTGAAGGCTGGCGAATTGGGGAAAGGCAGCTAA
- a CDS encoding ECF transporter S component: protein MNSAYSSVETTKTRTLVINALFIALTLVATMFINIKLPIMGNGGLIHLGNVPLFIAALVYGKKTGAIAGAFGMALFDLFSGWAAWAPFTFIIVGTMGFLAGFIAEKVPGKRVVVYTLAVAVALIIKIVGYYFVEVILYGNWIQPFGSIPGNVMQVVLAGIIVVPLAGRIKQRARQI, encoded by the coding sequence ATGAATTCAGCATACTCATCGGTAGAAACGACTAAAACAAGGACCTTGGTCATCAACGCACTTTTCATCGCATTGACGCTTGTAGCTACAATGTTCATCAATATTAAGCTCCCGATAATGGGTAACGGCGGCCTTATCCACCTTGGTAACGTTCCGCTGTTTATAGCGGCACTCGTTTACGGCAAAAAAACCGGGGCGATAGCAGGAGCCTTCGGGATGGCCCTCTTCGATCTTTTCTCCGGCTGGGCAGCGTGGGCGCCATTCACATTCATCATTGTCGGTACTATGGGGTTTCTAGCCGGCTTCATAGCCGAAAAAGTACCGGGCAAAAGAGTGGTCGTATACACTTTGGCCGTTGCCGTTGCACTCATCATTAAAATCGTCGGCTACTACTTCGTCGAAGTCATCCTCTATGGCAACTGGATTCAGCCTTTTGGCTCCATCCCAGGTAACGTGATGCAGGTCGTCCTGGCCGGTATCATCGTCGTGCCGCTTGCAGGACGCATAAAGCAGAGAGCGAGACAGATATAA
- the rpsI gene encoding 30S ribosomal protein S9 → MAQVQYYGTGRRKSSVARVRLVPGEGRIVINGRDINEYIPFAALREVVNQPLVATETTGNYDILVNVSGGGYTGQAGAIRHGIARALLQVDPEYRPSLKTAGLLTRDPRMKERKKYGLKGARRAPQFSKR, encoded by the coding sequence TTGGCACAAGTTCAATATTATGGTACTGGTCGCCGTAAGAGCTCAGTAGCTCGTGTACGTTTAGTACCAGGCGAAGGTCGCATCGTTATTAACGGTCGTGACATTAATGAATATATTCCTTTCGCAGCATTGCGTGAAGTTGTTAACCAACCACTAGTTGCAACTGAAACTACTGGAAATTACGACATTCTAGTAAATGTTAGCGGTGGAGGATACACTGGTCAAGCTGGAGCAATCCGTCACGGTATCGCTCGTGCATTGCTTCAAGTTGATCCAGAATACCGTCCGTCTCTTAAAACTGCTGGTTTACTAACTCGTGACCCACGTATGAAAGAGCGTAAAAAATACGGTCTTAAAGGCGCACGTCGTGCACCTCAGTTCTCAAAACGTTAA
- the rplM gene encoding 50S ribosomal protein L13: MRTTFMAKANEVERKWYVIDAEGKTLGRLSTEVASILRGKHKPTFTPNIDTGDHVILINVEKIHLTGKKLTDKIYYRHTMHPGGLKTRTALEMRTNYPERMLELAIKGMLPKNSLGRQIYKKLHVYAGAEHPHAAQQPEVYELRG, translated from the coding sequence ATGCGTACGACATTTATGGCGAAAGCTAATGAAGTAGAACGTAAATGGTATGTGATTGACGCTGAAGGCAAAACTTTGGGTCGCCTTTCTACTGAAGTAGCATCCATCTTACGTGGTAAACATAAACCAACTTTTACACCGAACATTGACACTGGTGATCATGTAATTTTAATCAATGTTGAAAAAATCCACCTGACTGGTAAAAAATTGACTGACAAAATTTATTACCGTCACACTATGCATCCAGGCGGTCTTAAAACTAGAACTGCTCTTGAAATGCGTACAAACTACCCTGAGAGAATGCTTGAACTTGCTATCAAAGGTATGCTTCCAAAGAATTCTCTTGGACGTCAAATCTACAAAAAATTACACGTATACGCTGGAGCTGAGCACCCACACGCTGCTCAACAACCAGAAGTATACGAATTACGCGGATAA
- the pdaB gene encoding polysaccharide deacetylase family sporulation protein PdaB — protein MKFFMVLQAKNIKFYSLILLTALFTAWFLFVQNILHAPVFSTEDGPKAVYKGEKNVAITFNIGWGDEKAEPIIETLKKEKIKSATFFLSGSWAERHPDIVAQIVKDGYEIGMLGYDYKDYSEMEDQDIIRDISKAQEAFKKLNVKNIELLRAPTGHFDKRLLKISENFGYTVVHWSIDSKDWTNPGVERIVQNINKAQKGDIILLHASDSAKQTNKALPELLDELRAKNLTFVNVSEMISNSSASSEEIR, from the coding sequence ATGAAATTTTTCATGGTGCTTCAAGCAAAGAACATCAAATTTTATTCGTTAATTTTACTCACGGCACTGTTTACCGCTTGGTTCCTATTTGTACAAAACATTCTCCACGCTCCTGTTTTTTCTACAGAGGACGGACCAAAAGCGGTTTATAAAGGAGAGAAGAATGTTGCGATCACATTCAATATTGGCTGGGGGGATGAAAAGGCGGAACCGATAATCGAAACTTTAAAGAAGGAGAAAATTAAGTCTGCCACTTTTTTTCTTTCAGGTTCTTGGGCAGAGCGTCATCCTGATATCGTTGCCCAAATCGTAAAAGATGGATATGAAATCGGTATGCTCGGGTACGACTATAAGGATTATTCCGAAATGGAGGATCAAGACATCATTCGGGATATCTCTAAAGCCCAGGAAGCATTTAAAAAGCTGAATGTGAAAAATATAGAGCTTCTCCGGGCACCAACCGGTCATTTTGATAAACGGCTTTTAAAGATCAGTGAAAATTTTGGTTATACCGTAGTTCATTGGAGCATTGATTCAAAGGATTGGACCAATCCAGGCGTGGAACGAATTGTCCAGAATATCAACAAGGCCCAAAAGGGCGATATCATCTTATTGCACGCTTCCGACTCGGCAAAGCAAACGAATAAGGCACTGCCGGAACTGCTGGATGAACTTCGCGCAAAAAATTTGACCTTCGTGAACGTATCAGAGATGATATCCAACTCATCGGCAAGCAGTGAGGAGATCCGCTAA
- the cwlD gene encoding N-acetylmuramoyl-L-alanine amidase CwlD — translation MRRKLKYTGIAMGLFVLFLIVTFKFVEDDSWDSWNLPLAGKVIVLDAGHGGMDGGANVQEVMEKEIALSVSLKVRDYLQEQGALVIMTREKDEDLAQRNTKGIRQRKQEDLRNRVEMINDSEADLFLSIHLNSFPSASSKGAQTFYTKRYEENEQVAKFIQTEIIRNLENTKRDAKTINHVYLMNYAKKPGALVEIGFLSNDEERGRLISDKYQEKIASSIYMGILRYFTEEKLADEE, via the coding sequence ATGCGTAGAAAGCTGAAATATACGGGTATCGCCATGGGTTTGTTTGTCCTTTTTTTAATTGTAACGTTTAAATTTGTTGAAGATGATTCATGGGACTCCTGGAACCTTCCCCTGGCAGGTAAGGTAATCGTCCTTGATGCCGGTCATGGAGGAATGGATGGCGGAGCGAATGTACAAGAGGTAATGGAAAAGGAAATTGCCCTTTCCGTTTCATTGAAAGTCCGCGACTATTTGCAGGAGCAGGGAGCCCTTGTCATCATGACCCGTGAGAAGGACGAGGATCTGGCTCAAAGAAATACGAAGGGAATCCGGCAGCGAAAACAGGAGGACCTGCGGAACAGAGTTGAAATGATCAATGATTCGGAAGCGGACTTATTTTTAAGCATCCATTTGAATTCTTTTCCATCAGCGTCATCGAAGGGTGCCCAAACCTTTTATACGAAGCGATATGAGGAAAATGAACAAGTGGCTAAATTCATTCAGACTGAAATCATAAGAAATCTTGAAAATACAAAGCGAGATGCAAAAACGATCAACCATGTTTATTTAATGAATTATGCGAAGAAGCCGGGAGCACTCGTGGAAATAGGCTTTCTTTCCAATGATGAGGAAAGGGGACGCCTTATTAGTGATAAGTATCAAGAAAAGATTGCCAGCTCGATTTATATGGGGATTTTACGTTATTTTACAGAGGAGAAGCTAGCGGATGAAGAATGA
- a CDS encoding Mrp/NBP35 family ATP-binding protein, whose translation MFTEEKVLNLLKDLKDPFLHKSLEETNGIIEIKIKPEKNHVSVKLAIAKTGTAEQMQMQTEVVDLLKTNGAESVGIRFTELSEDELAKHRENIPQDEGDQGLLGPNSKTQFIAIASGKGGVGKSTISVNFATSLARLGKKVGLVDADIYGFSVPDMMGITKRPVVRGERIIPVERFGVQVISMGFFVEDNAPIIWRGPMLGKMLNSFFNEVEWGELDYLVLDLPPGTGDVALDVHTMLPSCKEIIVTTPHPTAAFVAARAGAMAIKTEHEVIGVIENMSFFESKTTGEKEYVFGKGGGAKLAEELRTEVLGQLPLQQPDWNEEDFAPSIYAADHRLGRIYEDIAKKVIEKLQ comes from the coding sequence TTGTTCACAGAAGAGAAAGTACTGAATTTACTAAAGGATCTTAAAGACCCTTTTCTACATAAAAGCCTTGAAGAAACAAATGGGATTATTGAAATCAAGATAAAACCAGAAAAGAATCATGTAAGCGTTAAACTTGCGATTGCGAAAACCGGGACTGCGGAACAAATGCAAATGCAAACGGAAGTGGTGGACTTGCTGAAAACGAATGGAGCGGAATCGGTAGGAATTCGCTTCACGGAGCTTTCAGAAGATGAGCTAGCTAAACACCGTGAAAATATACCGCAGGATGAAGGGGACCAAGGCTTACTTGGACCAAACAGCAAGACGCAATTCATTGCAATTGCCAGTGGTAAAGGCGGAGTCGGAAAATCGACGATTTCAGTGAATTTCGCTACTTCACTTGCTCGTTTAGGGAAAAAGGTCGGTCTCGTTGATGCTGATATCTATGGATTTAGCGTACCTGATATGATGGGAATTACAAAACGACCTGTCGTTCGCGGGGAGAGAATCATCCCGGTTGAACGGTTTGGCGTTCAAGTAATCTCGATGGGCTTTTTTGTCGAAGATAATGCACCAATCATCTGGAGAGGCCCAATGCTTGGCAAAATGCTGAACAGTTTCTTCAATGAAGTGGAGTGGGGAGAGTTGGACTATTTAGTGCTCGACTTGCCGCCAGGTACGGGTGATGTTGCTTTGGACGTCCATACGATGCTGCCTTCCTGTAAGGAAATCATCGTGACGACACCGCATCCAACTGCAGCCTTCGTTGCTGCAAGAGCCGGTGCGATGGCCATCAAGACAGAGCATGAAGTCATTGGAGTCATTGAGAATATGTCATTCTTTGAAAGTAAAACGACTGGCGAAAAAGAATATGTATTCGGTAAAGGAGGCGGCGCGAAGCTTGCTGAAGAACTCCGAACAGAGGTTTTGGGACAACTTCCCCTGCAGCAGCCGGATTGGAATGAAGAGGACTTCGCCCCATCCATTTACGCAGCAGACCATAGGCTAGGCAGGATTTATGAGGATATCGCCAAGAAGGTCATTGAAAAGCTTCAATAA
- a CDS encoding aspartyl-phosphate phosphatase Spo0E family protein, with protein sequence MTAEQILDHIEQYRQKMMMLASRSSMVDNEVVEVSSKLDILINQYLHLTKGRSLKDRRAL encoded by the coding sequence ATGACTGCTGAACAAATTTTAGACCATATTGAACAATACAGACAAAAAATGATGATGTTGGCTTCCCGCTCTTCGATGGTGGATAATGAAGTGGTTGAAGTAAGCAGCAAACTCGATATATTGATCAATCAATACCTTCACTTAACAAAAGGCAGGAGTCTTAAGGACAGACGTGCCCTTTGA